CACGTCGCGTCCACCCACACCGCCCTCGCCCTGCTCGCCGCGGCCCCGGCGGATCCGATCTCCGCCCGCTGGTCGGCGACCCTGGCGGTGCTCGCCCGGCGGGAGACCGTCCCCGGGCTGCTCCGGGGCCGGGCGGCGCGGCTGCTGCTGGACGACAGCCGCTGGGACCCCGCCGAGGCGGCCCGGCAGATGGGCCTCGCCCTGTCCAGGGCGAGCGAGCCGGCGGACGCGGCCGGCTGGATCGAGGGCTTCCTGTCCGGCGGCGGGATGCTGCTGGTCCACGACACCCGGCTGCTCGGCCTGGTCGACGACTGGATCACCGCCGTGCCCGCGGCCGTGTTCCCGGAGGTGCTGCCGCTGCTGCGGCGGACCTTCTCCGGCTTCGAGGGACCGGTGCGGCGCACCATCGGCGAGCGGATCCGCGCCGACGGCGGCCGACCGGGCGCCGCCGGCCCGGCCGACCCCGACGAGGCCGTCGACCGCCCCGGGTTCGCCGCTGCGTCCGACCGCCCCCGCGCCGCCACCGCCCGCGCCCGCGCGGCACTCCTGCTGGGACTGACGGAGGATCACCGATGACGTCCACAACCGACCCTGACGCCCGGCCGACCGCCGAGAGCGACGACGAACGGCTGCGCCGCTGGCGGCTGGTGCTCGGCGGCGAGGCGGACGGCACCGGCTGTCGGCTCGCCGGGCGGGACGCCGCGATGGACCGGGCGCTGGCCGCCCTGTACCGGGGCGGGGGCGCCGGCCGGCCGGAGCGCGGCCGCTCGCGCACGGCCGGGCTGGGCGGCTCCGCGCCCCAGGTCGCCCGCTGGCTGGGCGACATCCGCGAGTACTTCCCGACCAGTGTCGTCCAACTGATGCAGCAGGACGCGATCGAGCGGCTCGGGCTGGCCCAACTGCTGATGGAACCGGAGATGCTGGAGGCGGTCGAACCCGACGTCCACCTGGTCGGGACGCTGCTCTCGCTGGGCCGGGCGCTGCCGGAGACCACCCGGGAGACCGCCCGTGCCGTCGTCCGGAAGGTCGTCGCCGACCTCGAACGCCGGATCGCCACCCGGACCCGCTCGCTGGTCGGCGGTGCGCTGGACCGCAGCGCCCGGGTCAACCGGCCGCGCCACCGGGACATCGACTGGGACCGCACCATCCGCGCCAACCTGAAGAACTACATCGAGCCGGAGGGCGCGGACGGCCGGGGCACGGTGGTGCCGGAGCGGCTGGTGGGCTACGCCCGGGCCTCGACCGCGGTCACCAAGGAGGTCATTCTCTGCATCGACCAGTCCGGCTCGATGGCGGCCTCGGTGGTGCACTCCTCGGTCTTCGGCGCGGTGCTGGCCTCGATGAACTCGCTGCGCACCCGGCTGGTGGCCTTCGACACCGCGGTGGTCGACCTCACCGACCAGCTGTCCGACCCGGTTGACGTGCTCTTCGGCGTCCAACTGGGCGGCGGCACCGACATCAACCGGGCGCTGGCCTACTGCCAGTCCCGGATCACCCGGCCCGCCGACACCGTCGTGGTGCTGATCAGCGACCTCTACGAGGGCGGGATCCGGGACGGGATGCTGAAGCGGGTCGCCGCGATGAAGGCCGCCGGGGTGCAGTTCATCGCCCTGCTGGCACTGTCCGACGAGGGTGCGCCGGCCTACGACCGGGGGCACGCCGCCGCGCTCGCGGCGCTCGGCGCCCCGGCCTTCGCCTGCACGCCGGACCTGTTCCCCGAGATCATGGCCGCGGCGATACAGAAGCTGCCGCTACCGCTCCCGGAAACCGGCTGAGGAGCGGGCGGGCCGCCTAGGGCAGCGGCAGCGCGGCCCACACCGTCTTGCCGACCGGTCCGAGCCTGGGCAGGGTGCCCCAGGCCGTGGTGAAGCTCTCGACCAGCATCATTCCGCGGCCGTGCTCGTCGTCCTCCTCGGCCGCCGCCGACTTCGGCAGGTCGCGCCGGTCCTCGTCGTCGACCTCCAGGAAGATCAGACCCCGGGCGCTCCACAGCCGGCAGTGCAGCTGGCGGCTGTCCGTGTGGGTGACGGCGTTGGTGACCAGCTCCGACATGCAGAGCTCCACGCCGTCGAGGGTGTCCGCGGTGAGGTGCCACATCGCGGCGGTGATCCTGACGAAGCGCCGGGCGACCGGGACCGACGCGGGCAGTCCCGGGAGCGAGGTGGCGGCCTGCCGGTCCATGGGCCAATTGCCGCGCGCTGCTCCCAGCCGGGCCAGGAGGGGGGCCGGTTCGGGGTCCTCCTCCGCTGCCGCGTCCTCGGGAGCCGCTGCCGGAGGTTCCGGGACGCGATGGCGTGAGCTGTGCATCGAGCATCCGCTTCTTGAGCATGTGTGCGAATACAGGCGTCGGGACGGCCTCGTGCGGGTTGCCCGCCCCCGGCAAGTCGTCCGTTGCGCACCGAACGCTCCCTCAAGGGGAAGTGGAACGCAAGGGATTCCCGGGGATTGCACACCCTTGGCCCCCGGATTTCGGGTGCACATCACGCCGCGCGCTCCCCCGCTCCACCTCCGGCGGTATGCGGGCGTCTGCTCGACCCCGGTCGACTCGCGGGTATCGGTGTCGAGTTGCGGAATGAAAAGGGCCCGGCCGGACCGTTGCATTCCCGCCGATTCGGACGGGTGTTCACATTGCTGTTACGGCAGGAATCGCCGGAA
The Streptacidiphilus albus JL83 genome window above contains:
- a CDS encoding ATP-binding protein, translated to MDRQAATSLPGLPASVPVARRFVRITAAMWHLTADTLDGVELCMSELVTNAVTHTDSRQLHCRLWSARGLIFLEVDDEDRRDLPKSAAAEEDDEHGRGMMLVESFTTAWGTLPRLGPVGKTVWAALPLP
- a CDS encoding vWA domain-containing protein, whose translation is MTSTTDPDARPTAESDDERLRRWRLVLGGEADGTGCRLAGRDAAMDRALAALYRGGGAGRPERGRSRTAGLGGSAPQVARWLGDIREYFPTSVVQLMQQDAIERLGLAQLLMEPEMLEAVEPDVHLVGTLLSLGRALPETTRETARAVVRKVVADLERRIATRTRSLVGGALDRSARVNRPRHRDIDWDRTIRANLKNYIEPEGADGRGTVVPERLVGYARASTAVTKEVILCIDQSGSMAASVVHSSVFGAVLASMNSLRTRLVAFDTAVVDLTDQLSDPVDVLFGVQLGGGTDINRALAYCQSRITRPADTVVVLISDLYEGGIRDGMLKRVAAMKAAGVQFIALLALSDEGAPAYDRGHAAALAALGAPAFACTPDLFPEIMAAAIQKLPLPLPETG